The sequence CGCGATGGGCCACAACAGTATCATCACTGCAGTTAGCGATATCAGGTGAGATCTCCTGGCTCGTCGCATGATGTCACTCAACATTCGCACCCTTTGCTCATGCAGTATAATATCATTCTCCGTGTGTTCTGAGTCAGAGGAGGGAAGAGGGTGTCAATGATCACTGTCACGGACGTGTCGATGATTTTGGCCGCGGGAGGGCGTTCGGTCACGATTCTTGACCATATTAATTTTGAAATTCGGGCGAAGCAGACGGTTGCGATCGTGGGGCCGTCCGGAAGTGGAAAATCAACGTTGCTCGGCTTGATGGCGGGTCTTGATCGTCCGAGCACCGGATCGATTCATCTCGATGGCACGGACATCACGACCATGCCGGAAAGCAAGATGGCCAGATTTCGGCGCGAAAAGGTGGGCTATATTTTCCAATCGTTTCATCTCATTCCCACACTCACCGCCATTGAGAACGTTGCAGTTCCACTCGAACTCAGCGGGGAGAGTCAGGCCGATGATCGCGCGGCTGATTTACTTTCCGCAGTGGGGCTGTCCGATCGCATGGGACACTATCCGGTCCAATTGTCCGGTGGGGAACAACAGCGAGTGGCAGTGGCTCGCGCCTTTGCCTGTCATCCGCCGATTTTGCTGGCGGATGAACCAACGGGCAACCTCGATAGTACGACCGGCTCCCATATCGTCGACCTGCTGCTGGCCCTCCACCGGGATCACGGGACCACGCTTGTGCTCGTGACCCACGACACCACGTTGGCCTCTTCGATGCAGCGTGTGCTGTCGCTCCGTGATGGTCGCTTGGAATCCGATAGCATGCCCTTCGACTCATCATTCAGCGATGGCTTAATGACCGACTCCAGAAAGTCGGGCCAATTATCCTCAACCACGTCCCGTTTCCAACTCGGCTCATGACAGGGTTCTTGGTCAAGATGGCCTGGCGGGAGACGCGTGCCGCATGGCGACACTTTCTCTATTTCTTGGTCTGTATCGCCATCGGGGTCGGTGCGCTGACGGGTGTATCTCTGTTCGGCACACAGGTAGAGCGAACCGTGACGAAAGAAGCGCGGGGATTGTTGGGGGGAGATTTGGAAATTCGGCTATCCCGACCCATCAGTCCTCAAGGCCAGGAGGTCTTGGACTCGTTGGGTATGCGCGGCATCGAACACACACATGTCAGCGAGCTTATCGCGATGGCGGCACGAACCGATCCCTCCAGTGGTGGCCAGTCGACCCAGATCGTGGAGCTTAAGGCCGTCGAGGCACAATATCCGTTGTACGGTTCACTCCGATTTGAGCCTGACACTAAGTTAGGAGAAT is a genomic window of Candidatus Nitrospira kreftii containing:
- a CDS encoding putative ABC transporter ATP-binding subunit, whose product is MITVTDVSMILAAGGRSVTILDHINFEIRAKQTVAIVGPSGSGKSTLLGLMAGLDRPSTGSIHLDGTDITTMPESKMARFRREKVGYIFQSFHLIPTLTAIENVAVPLELSGESQADDRAADLLSAVGLSDRMGHYPVQLSGGEQQRVAVARAFACHPPILLADEPTGNLDSTTGSHIVDLLLALHRDHGTTLVLVTHDTTLASSMQRVLSLRDGRLESDSMPFDSSFSDGLMTDSRKSGQLSSTTSRFQLGS